Proteins found in one Sporosarcina sp. FSL K6-3457 genomic segment:
- a CDS encoding SE1832 family protein — protein MNKRQIENEIVELKMDYINLQGDIEKLESTGNNSFVRKAEIRLATMEERLAELNKQLAEFE, from the coding sequence ATGAATAAACGTCAAATAGAGAATGAGATTGTTGAACTCAAAATGGATTATATCAATCTACAGGGTGATATTGAGAAGCTTGAATCGACGGGGAATAATAGTTTCGTCAGGAAAGCGGAGATACGTTTAGCGACAATGGAAGAACGATTAGCCGAACTGAATAAGCAACTAGCGGAATTCGAATGA
- a CDS encoding RNA polymerase sigma factor — protein sequence MKKNLNGLYEEYGRYIYHLCLKLTRNKEEAEDLMQDVWLKVVRYSGRMDDVDHMKAWLTTICMNTFRDRYRKDVRRSKHVMNQPDTLDVPILDLVPSDSLTPAELVEQNDIQSLVQQKISELDAIYRKTIEYFYVHQYSLIEIAEVMKVSIGTVKSRLFRAKKYLKELMMEDTAVREYVIA from the coding sequence ATGAAAAAAAATCTCAACGGGTTGTACGAAGAATACGGCCGATACATATATCATCTATGTCTTAAATTGACACGCAATAAAGAAGAAGCAGAGGATCTTATGCAGGACGTGTGGCTGAAAGTCGTTCGTTACAGTGGACGAATGGATGATGTGGATCATATGAAAGCATGGTTGACAACCATCTGCATGAACACATTCCGCGATCGTTATCGAAAAGACGTTAGAAGAAGCAAGCATGTTATGAACCAGCCGGATACACTAGATGTACCGATTCTAGACCTTGTGCCAAGCGATAGCCTAACACCGGCCGAGTTGGTTGAACAAAATGATATTCAATCACTTGTTCAACAAAAAATTAGTGAACTCGATGCGATTTATAGAAAAACAATTGAGTATTTCTATGTCCATCAATATTCGCTGATCGAAATTGCTGAAGTGATGAAAGTATCGATTGGCACAGTGAAGTCACGCTTGTTCCGCGCTAAGAAATATTTGAAGGAACTAATGATGGAAGACACTGCGGTACGTGAATACGTCATTGCGTAA
- a CDS encoding hemolysin family protein, with protein sequence MFIALGFFLCMSFFLSGSETALTAVNRMKVQFRADQGDVQAIRLQKLISKPDRMITAILIGNNIANIMMPTIVTMIAIDKGLSVGIWTGILTVIIIVFGEVLPKTIAATFADRIAFIVAPAIILFVKILTPLTAILSLFTNMFIRIISKGTVTEAKLTKDDLRSMVDIASIEGTFKQEESDRLKEVLDFPDKDVSDVLETHRTDIVGLPIEATYEEVRETILEYFYTRYPVYEDNMDTIVGMFYSKMFIAWSMNPEKTLGELIDRNPMYVVQSASVEKVFKLMLAKKKHMAVVLDEYGGTLGIVTHEDIIEEMIGQDIEDETDIDEEVLVYKQTANQLVCHGRLEIVEAMNLLDIELPMDNDTLGGFVLQELGHVPEQGERFTYNHLRLEIEKMERSRIIRMTITIRDDE encoded by the coding sequence TTGTTTATCGCACTGGGATTCTTTTTATGCATGTCGTTCTTCTTATCTGGAAGCGAGACGGCACTAACAGCAGTTAACAGGATGAAGGTCCAGTTTCGTGCGGATCAGGGAGACGTGCAGGCAATTAGGCTGCAGAAACTGATTTCGAAACCGGACCGTATGATTACAGCTATTTTAATCGGCAATAATATCGCGAATATTATGATGCCGACAATCGTAACGATGATTGCTATCGACAAAGGGCTGAGTGTCGGTATTTGGACAGGGATTCTGACAGTTATTATTATCGTTTTTGGTGAAGTGTTACCGAAGACAATTGCTGCAACGTTTGCTGATCGTATTGCCTTTATCGTTGCACCTGCGATTATTCTTTTCGTGAAAATTTTGACACCGCTTACAGCGATCCTATCTTTGTTCACCAACATGTTCATTCGGATCATTTCGAAAGGTACTGTAACAGAAGCGAAATTGACGAAGGACGACTTGAGGTCGATGGTTGACATTGCTTCTATAGAAGGAACGTTTAAGCAAGAGGAATCGGATCGATTGAAGGAAGTGCTTGATTTTCCAGACAAGGATGTGTCTGACGTCCTTGAAACGCACCGTACAGACATTGTCGGTTTACCGATTGAAGCGACGTATGAAGAAGTACGCGAGACGATATTGGAATATTTCTATACCCGCTATCCCGTTTATGAGGATAATATGGATACGATTGTTGGCATGTTTTATTCGAAAATGTTTATAGCATGGTCGATGAATCCAGAGAAAACACTTGGTGAATTGATTGACCGTAACCCGATGTACGTCGTGCAGTCAGCAAGCGTCGAGAAGGTGTTCAAGCTGATGCTTGCGAAGAAAAAGCATATGGCAGTAGTGTTAGATGAATACGGTGGAACGCTTGGCATTGTGACGCATGAAGATATTATCGAAGAGATGATTGGTCAGGATATTGAGGATGAGACGGATATTGATGAAGAAGTTTTGGTCTATAAACAAACAGCGAATCAGCTCGTTTGTCATGGACGGCTTGAGATTGTAGAGGCGATGAATCTGCTCGATATTGAGTTGCCGATGGATAACGATACGCTTGGTGGATTCGTTTTACAAGAGCTCGGTCACGTTCCAGAGCAGGGAGAACGATTTACATACAATCATTTACGTTTGGAAATCGAAAAGATGGAGCGCAGTCGAATTATCCGTATGACAATTACAATTCGTGACGATGAATAA
- a CDS encoding dipeptidase, which produces MTHLKTLDGYFTEQRDEHLGQLKEFLRIPSISSLSEHKGDMQKAAEWLKASFQKAGLENLSIDETDGHPVVYGDWLHAEGKPTILVYGHYDVQPVDPLHLWDSAPFEPEVRDNKLYARGASDDKGQVFMHVKAVEALMQKMGSLPVNVKFFIEGEEEIGSPSLEKYIEANKDKLAADVIVISDTGMQGPGHPAVCYGLRGLCGVQIDVQGAKSDLHSGLYGGGVANPIHALAEVLASFRDQEGTIAIEGFYDAVRPLTDEEREAYKALGFDEEALKEEVGVTELFGEKGFSYLERTWTRPTLEVNGVFGGFSGEGIKTVLPAEAGAKITCRLVPDQDPDDIIEKLKAHIEQHKPAGVTVTVSEFDKGKPFITPFDHPAIQAAGRSYEKVYHVPTAYIRGGGSIPIVAAFDEILQLPVVLMGFGLSSENFHAPNEHFHLENFDQGLRVIGDYYYEIASFTKDELKK; this is translated from the coding sequence TTGACACATTTAAAGACACTTGATGGTTATTTTACAGAACAACGCGATGAACATCTCGGACAATTAAAGGAATTCCTCCGCATTCCAAGTATCAGCTCTTTATCTGAGCATAAAGGAGATATGCAAAAAGCGGCAGAGTGGCTCAAGGCTTCATTCCAAAAGGCTGGACTTGAAAACTTGTCGATTGATGAAACCGATGGGCACCCGGTTGTGTACGGTGATTGGCTACATGCGGAGGGCAAGCCGACGATTCTGGTCTATGGGCATTATGATGTGCAACCTGTTGATCCGCTACATCTATGGGATAGCGCACCATTTGAACCCGAAGTACGGGATAATAAATTATATGCGCGTGGTGCAAGTGATGATAAAGGGCAAGTATTCATGCATGTCAAAGCCGTTGAGGCATTGATGCAGAAGATGGGTAGCTTGCCGGTCAACGTAAAGTTTTTCATTGAGGGCGAAGAAGAAATCGGTAGTCCGAGTTTGGAGAAATATATTGAGGCCAACAAGGACAAACTAGCAGCTGACGTCATCGTTATTTCGGATACAGGCATGCAAGGACCGGGACACCCCGCGGTTTGTTATGGTTTACGTGGATTATGTGGTGTGCAAATCGACGTGCAAGGTGCGAAAAGTGATTTGCATTCCGGCTTATACGGAGGCGGCGTAGCCAATCCGATTCATGCACTGGCGGAAGTTTTGGCTTCGTTCCGTGATCAGGAAGGTACGATTGCCATTGAAGGGTTTTACGACGCTGTTCGTCCACTGACTGACGAAGAACGCGAAGCTTACAAGGCTCTAGGTTTCGATGAAGAGGCTTTGAAAGAGGAAGTTGGCGTAACGGAATTGTTTGGTGAAAAAGGATTTTCGTATTTAGAGCGCACATGGACTCGTCCAACGCTTGAAGTGAACGGCGTATTCGGTGGGTTTTCTGGTGAAGGTATTAAAACCGTGTTGCCAGCAGAAGCAGGCGCAAAAATCACTTGCCGCCTTGTGCCTGACCAAGACCCCGACGATATCATCGAAAAACTGAAAGCCCATATCGAGCAGCATAAGCCCGCGGGCGTAACGGTAACAGTGAGTGAATTCGACAAAGGAAAACCATTCATCACACCGTTTGACCATCCTGCTATTCAGGCAGCGGGTCGCTCGTATGAAAAAGTGTATCATGTGCCGACTGCCTATATTCGAGGTGGCGGGTCGATTCCGATTGTGGCAGCTTTCGATGAAATCTTACAGCTACCTGTTGTTCTAATGGGCTTCGGACTGTCATCGGAAAACTTCCATGCGCCAAATGAGCATTTCCATTTAGAGAATTTTGACCAAGGATTGCGCGTCATCGGGGATTATTATTATGAAATTGCTAGTTTTACGAAGGATGAATTGAAGAAGTAA